The genomic DNA agcttgcctggcacaatCTAACCAATAGAATATTTGCAAATCCCTGGctctccaggcaggctaaagcaaatgcTAAAAGTATTTGAAGgatttgaaatagtatttgaacccaggtctgctttcTGATACGTATCCATAGAAGGTAAGTTGTGTTCCCTTTTGGATGGCTTAAACTGCTCTCTCAAAATCATCATTTTGTATTTTCATAAGCCAATGCAAATCGCTCAAAGACCAGTGTGAAATTATGCATTTGCCTCAAtgcaacattttacatttgaaatgtgtatgtatttttttttggggggggggggggtgggtgagCAATAATGTTCAAAGCATACATTTTCAAGAAAACACAAGTGACACTgtactaacattgagtggctgctgccaacatactgactcaactctagccactttttaaaaatccgttattttaccaggtaaagttgactgagaacacgttctcatttgcagcaacgacctggggaatagttacaggggagaggagggggatgaatgagccaattgtaaactggggattattaggtgaccgtgatgatttgagggccagattgggaatttagccaggacaccagggttaacacccctactcttacaataagtgccatgggatctttaatgaccacagagagtcaggacacccatttaatatcccatccaaaagatggcaccctacacagggcagtgtccccaaacACTGCCATGCCTCCTACTGGCACTCCAACAccccttccagcagcatctggtctcccatccaggaactgaccaggaccaaccctgcttagcttcagaatcAAGCcagcagggtggtatgctgctggcttgaTAATGAAAAAAatgatgtaatacatgtatcactagccactttaaaacaatgccactttatataatgtttacataccctacattactcatctcatctgtatatactgtactctataccatctactgcatcttgcctatgctgtttggccatcactcattcatatatttttatgtacatattagtATTAATtcctagatattactgcatggtcggaactagaagcacaagcattttgctacactcgcattaacatctgctaaccatgtgtatgtgacataaaatttgatttgattataggAAGGTATAgattgtaacacacacacacacacacctgggagcAGCATGGTAGACACAAGCTTGGGATCCTCCAGCATATCAATGACACAGCGCTGGAAATTCTTACTGGCATCGGACTGCAGGTAGCTAGGGAGGACAAGAACACAGCAACAATCAATAGACCTGTGACATGACAGTAAGACATAATCAACATTATTATTAATGTCCAATAGGAGAAAGGCTTGGTTAGTAAACCACATTACAACTATGTTGTATGTTTGGACTGATATTCCTAGTCTCTTTGCACTAAATATATGCACATGTATTAATGAGAATTAGAATGTAATCATACTGAATGTTAAGATGTTGAACAAATATGACTGTGTCAGTCTGATCTACCCTGtacatgttggtgtgtttaaATCAACCCTGAGAAACAGGTCGGTGTGTTTAAATCAACCCTGAGAAACAGGTTGGTGTGTTTAAAATCAACCCTGAGAAACAGGTTGGTGTGTTTAAATCAACCCTGAGATACAGGTTGGTGTGTTTAAATCAACCCTGAGAAACAGGTCGGTGTGTTTAAATCAACCCTGAGAAACAGGTCGGTGTGTTTAAATCAACCCTGAGAAACAGGTCGGTGTGTTTAAATCAACCCTGAGAAACAGGTCGGTGTGTTTAAATCAACCCTGAGAAACAGGTCGGTGTGTTTAAATCAACCCTGAGATACAGGTTGCGTGTGTTTAAATCAACCCTGAGATACAGGTTGGTGTGTTTAAATCAACCCTGAGATACAGGTTGCGTGTGTTTAAATCAACCCTGAGATACAGGTTGGTGTGTTTAAATCAACCCTGAGATACAGGTTGGTGTGTTTAAATCAACCCTGAGATACAGGTCGGTGTGTTTAAATCAACCCTGAGAAACAGGTCGTTGTGTTTAAATCAACCCTGAGAAACAGGTCGGTGTGTTTAAATCAACCCTGAGAAACAGGTCGTTGTGTTTAAATCAACCCTGAGATACAGGTTGGTGTGTTTAAATCAACCCTGAGATACAGGTTGGTGTGTTTAAATCAACCCTGAGATTCAGGTTGCGTGTGTTTAAATCAACCCTGAGATACAGGTTGGTGTGTTTAAATCAACCCTGAGATACAGGTTGGTGTGTTTAAATCAACCCTGAGATACAGGTTGGTGTGTTTAAATCAACCCTGAGATACAGGTTGGTGTGTTTAAATCAACCCTGAGATACAGGTTGGTGTGTTTAAATCAACCCTGAGATACAGGTTGGTGTGTTTAAATCAACCCTGAGATTCAGGTTGCGTGTGTTTAAATCAACCCTGAGATACAGGTTGCGTGTCAACCCTGAGATACAGGTTGCGTGTGTTTAAATCAACCCTGAGAAACAGGTCGGTGTGTTTAAATCAACCCTGAGAAACAGGTTGGTGTGTTTAAATCAACCCTGAGATACAGGTTGCGTGTGTTTAAATCAACCCTGAGATACAGGTTGCGTGTGTATCATGATATTAGAGATGGGCCATCTGCTCATCATCAGAGGAGGAAAGAAATGAGCAGCTTTCCagcgttacacacacacatactacagacCCACCTCATCCAGGAGATACGATCCTGCCAAAACTCATATATAATGAAGCACGACTTCCCTGGGAGCTTCTGGATAGacacactgacagagagagagagagcgggagggaggagagagagacagaaagagaccaAGAGTGTTGAAATTAGCATCTGGTAGAGTGAGTCAATCAGGCCAAAGCAATAAGATCTCATTTGAATTAAATGGGCACAAATCCATCATGATGCATAACTGtgtctgtttattttttaaatgaacagGAAAATCGATGAATTAATATTTCCTTTGAAAAAGTACATTTAACTAATTCTTAGGAATCCCATAATTGGGAAGCAAATAGAACAATCTCATTGATGACACATTTTCTATCATCTAGGAATAGGCTTTTCCTGCCAATGTGATCTGACCAGGAAGAACCAGGAAgaactgggctcccgagtggcacagcagtctaaggcactgcatctcagtgcaagaggcgtcactacagtccctggttcgattctgggctgtatcacatccggccgtgattgggagtcccatagggcggcacaaaattggcccagcatctccggggtaggccgtcattgtaaataagaatttgttcttaactgacttgcctagataaataaaggatacatttttttttaaagaaactctGGGCCTTAGTTTCATTTTTACAGGCCAGGTCAGGTGAATCACTTGGCGGCGAGTCGTGTGCCAAGCCACTGTGCTTCGGGATCAAAGCCAGGTAACTCTCTATCACTTTGATTTCACTTACTGCAAGTTGTCGCTGTGGTTGGATGTGGCATCCGCGTAGCTCTTGAGTACCCTCTGGAACTTATCAAGGTCCTCCTCCGTTGCCAACATCTCCCTCTGCACCAGCAGGATGTTCTGTTGGCACGGACGCCACAAGGAAATACATCATTTACATACATTTGGTAGACGCTCTTATTAAATCAAatttaaatcaaatgttacttgtcacatgcgccaaatacaaacaggtttagaccttaccgtggaatgcttacttacaaggccttaaccaacaagacagttcaagaaatagagttgacAAAATAAACCAAAGTATTTTctttaaataaaaagtaacacgataaaataataatgaggctatatacaggggggtactggcaccgagtcaatgtgggggtacaggttagtcgaggtaatttgtaaagggGTAaaggccatttgattaattgttcagcagtattatggcttgggggtataaactgttaagccttttggacctagacttagcgctccggtgccgcttgccgtgtggttttcagagagaacggtctatgactagggttgctggaatctttgacaattttttgggccttcctctgacactgcctagtatgtaggacctggatggcagaaagcttggccccagtgatgtactgggccgtacgcactagcctctgtagtgccttacggtcggatgccgagcagttgccataccaggcggtgatgcaaccggtcaggatgctctcgatggtgcaactgtagaagtttttgaggatctggggacccatgccaaatcttttcagtctcctgaaggggaaaagtcattgtagtgccctcttcacgactgtcttggtgtgtttggaccatgttagtttgttggtgatgtggacaccaaaggaacttgaaactctcgaccaactccactacagccctgtcgatgttaatgggggcctgttcggccctccttttcctgtagtccacggtcATCAGCTATTAGTTAGAACTGGCTCTAGAAACTACCTTAAgtttccttcaaactgcacgcagggacataaaaatggtatccatgagttcatctgactctgggtaagtagtaaAAAGGGCTAGGTTAATCgactctgggtaagtagtaaAAAGGGCTAGGTTaattgactctgggtaagtagtaaAAAGGGCTAGGATaattgactctgggtaagtagtaaAAAGGGCTAGGATaattgactctgggtaagtagtaaAAAGGGCTAGGATaattgactctgggtaagtagtaaAAAGGGCTAGGATaattgactctgggtaagtagtaaAAAGGGCTAGGATaattgactctgggtaagtagtaaAAAGGGCTAGGATaattgactctgggtaagtagtaaAAAGGGCTAGGATAATTGACTCTGGGTATGTAGTAAAAAGGGCTAGGATaattgactctgggtaagtagtaaAAAAGGCTAGGTTAATCgactctgggtaagtagtaaAAAGGGCTAGGATaattgactctgggtaagtagtaaAAAGGGCTAGGATaattgactctgggtaagtagtaaAAAGGGCTAGGATaattgactctgggtaagtagtaaAAAGGGCTAGGTTAATTGACTCTGGGTATGTAGTAAAAAGGGCTAGGATaattgactctgggtaagtagtaaAAAAGGCTAGGTTAATCgactctgggtaagtagtaaAAAGGGCTAGGTTaattgactctgggtaagtagtaaAAAGGGCTAGGATaattgactctgggtaagtagtaaAAAGGGCTAGGTTAATTGGCTCTGGGTAAGTAGTAAAAAGGGCTAGGTTAATCGACTCTGGCTAAGTAGTAAAAAGGGCTAGGATaattgactctgggtaagtagtaaAAAGGGCTAGGTTaattgactctgggtaagtagtaaAAAGGGCTAGGATaattgactctgggtaagtagtaaAAAGGGCTAGGATaattgactctgggtaagtagtaaAAAGGGCTAGGATaattgactctgggtaagtagtaaAAAGGGCTAGGATAATCgactctgggtaagtagtaaAAAGGGCTAGGATaattgactctgggtaagtagtaaAAAGGGCTAGGATAATTGACTCTGGGTATGTAATAAAAAGGGCTAGGTTAATCgactctgggtaagtagtaaAAAGGGCTAGGATaattgactctgggtaagtagtaaAAAGGGCTAGGTTAATTGACTTTGTCAGTAGAACAAAGGGCTAAAATTGCCAAAATGTTGCACTATCCATGTAAGCCTTATTTATATCCTACAGAGTACACAATGCAATAACGTCAATTAGCTATGTAAAATGGTAACGCCACATATTTGCTCAGCAAACATAAGTGCAGCCCTGCAATTTATACATCGAAGCAAGTACGCAAGATTGCCATTTTGAGTAGCTAATTGCCTTCTTGCGTTGCGTACATAAGGTATACATTAGGCTTCAACATACAGTAGGTAGGTAACAAAAACATATCAGTCATATCTTTCAGAAAGCAGCTATCAGCTAAATCAGTGCTAGTAAGAAAAGATGAGTGCTCAAGAAAGACAAGAACAGTAAGGTGTTTGAGGGAAGACATCAAACACTCCTCTGAGCTCCTACAGCTGAGCTATAGGCAACAGCTGAGCTCCTACAGCTGAGCTATAGGCAACAGCTGAGCTCCTACAGCTGAGCTATAGGTAACAGCTGAGCTCCTACAGCTGAGCTATAGGCAACAGCTGAGCTCCTACAGCTGAGCTCCTACAGCTGAGCTCCTACAGCTGAGCTCCTACAGCTGAGCTACAGGCAACAGCTGGGCTCCTACAGCTGAGCTATAGGCAACAGCTGGGCTCCTACAGCTGAGCTATAGGCAACAGCTGGGCTCCTACAGCTGAGCTATAGGCAACAGCTGGGCTCCTACAGCTGAGCTATAGGCAACAGCTGGGCTCCTACAGCTGAGCTATAGGCAACAGCTGAGCTCCTACAGCTGAGCTCCTACAGCTGAGCTCCTACAGCTGAGCTATAGGAAACAGCTGGGCTCCTACAACTGAGCTATAGGCAACAGCTGGGCTCCTACAACTGAGCTATAGGCAACAGCTGGGCTCCTACAGCTGAGCTATAGGCAACAGCTGAGCTCCTACAGCTGAGCTATAGGCAACAGCTGAGCTCCTACAGCTGAACTATAGGCAACAGCTGGGCTCCTACAGCTGAGCTATAGGCAACAGCTTGGCTCCTACAGCTGAGCTATAGGCAACAGCTGGGCTCCTACAAAGACAGACGCAGGTTTGAGGAGCAGATGGGGGAGTGTTTTTTTGTGCCTGTGAGGGGAAGCTCAATGTGTGAATGATGAAATTGAAAGTCTGGAGGTTTTCTGAGTACAGTCACCCAAGGGCGGATGCTATGTGAATTCATTTGGTTGCGCGTTGTGCATTCTGCTTTGAAAATCAAAAACAAGATGGATCATGGAACATAGAACAGTGAAACTGAAGCACTCACTGTAAAAAACGTGTCAACGTAAAATCCTGAATTACCCTGACTTTAAAAAAACATTCAACTTTTAAAGTGTACTTTCATTGGATAACTGTGCTGTTAAACTCCAATGACACCCTGTGGCCCAAGGTGCCCCTAAGTGTATTAATAAAGTTGTATTGAACTGAATCAAATGTATAGTAACAACAATCATCACTCACAGATTTATAGGTACTGGCCAGTGTATCTTCTTTCAGGGGTTCCAATTTTGgactctgaaaaaaaaaaaaggttaaaaacCTACTTATAATGGGGAAAGCTCAAACTAAAATTTCAAGAAGTGGGGgttttcttttcctttttttgtttgttgagcATTTTactcctttttttctccccaattttgatcttgtcccattgctgcaactccccaacaggctcgggaggcgaaggttgagtcatgcgtcctACAAAACATGACCCAAGCAAACtgcacttcttaacacccgcctgcTTAACCCAGAGgccagcctgcaggcacccggcccaccacaaggagtcgtagggcacgatgagccaagtaaagcccctccggccaaacccttccttaacttggacaacgctgggccaattgtgcgctgtcctatgggactcccagtcacggccggttgtgacacagcctgggatcactgcgatgcagtgccttagacctccgcaccactcgggaggcccgtgTGTTTTCTTTTAAATACTTTAGCTCTGCTTGACAGAGCTTTCCTGATGGAATGGAACCAATGGAAAAATCCCAAAAGTGTAAACCACACCCATGTGGCTCATTCAAACGCTCAAACTatctgaaagaaaacaaatactacttGAACCTAGGTCTGACTATAATATAATTATCTCATGCACAGTATATAATATAATCCAATACATTGTATCATTGACAAACAATCTGACAAGAGTTTATTTCAACCCCTGCCCACACATTTAGAACCCTCTATTTCCATTCAATCATGAGAAAGAGCAATATAAGCTATCATATTAAAGTAGAGTATGAAGTTGAACCTAAAGGTGAAATAGCTCACTGCAAAGGGAATGAGAGGCTGTGAGGTGAAGATTGATATTGCACTACAGTACGTGCTGCAGGTTAGGAATTGCTCTGATATTGCAGTACAGGTTCCTCTTGATTGACAGACGAGACAGTCATACAGATAGGCAGGCAGGCGAAAGAAAGGGCTTAGGGAGTAAaataatgacagacagacagagagagcataGGGATTTAAagttgtgagggagagagaaagtgagaacaTATGGCAAGAACCGGTTAAAGGAATGAGCAGCACAGAGCAAGAGATATTCAGGTTGTCAGGATGAGATATCCCCAGGACAGTCCAGTACCTGCCACTCCAGCTTGTCCAATAGCAACTGGAGCCTGTTGATCTGGGAGCACCAGTGGTCATCAGTCTCCATGGTGACTCctaagaaacacacacacgtttcCTTTACTTGTCAGGATTTTCTGGGGAGTAAAAATATGTTCCCATTCAAAATCACATTTTCCCaaacccctaaccataactccTAACCCCAAACCTAAAATAGCATTTTTACTTTTCAATAACCACAACAACATCATTTAGCAGACATGTTTGTTTATATCAACTTACAACAGTGAGtgcaattttttgttgttgtattgttgacACTGGCGGGAATCAAACTCAGAACCCTGGCGTTGTTACTTTTTCACTCCATGGGCAGTTGAGATGTAGTGTTGCGTTCCCTTCTCCAAGAGGCGTACGTAACAGCCACactcttaccaactgagccacacaggattgTGTGGATTAAGCATTGGTATTACCTGTAGTGAGAATGCCTGAGTAGGGGTCGGTGGGGGAGAGGCACATGTTCTTCTGAACCTTGCGGCCACATCGCCTGCTGTTCCTCTGCGCCGAGGGATGCTCCACCACCTTCACCTCTCTCCtgaaaacagacagaaccagaAAAGGAAGAGGAATAAACATCAAAACAACTGTCAGAGAGGTGAGAAAGGGAGCGATGGTACTGGTCACAGGGAACAAAGAGAGGAGGAATAACAttcagagaagaagagaatagtgGAGAATGATGATGGTAGATGGTAGGCAGTAGAAAGTAGGTGGTAGAAAGTAGTCGGTAGAAGGTAGACAGTAGACGGTAGGCGGTAGACGGTAGGCAGTAGACGGTAGTAGTAGATAGACTGTAGGCGTCAGGCAGTAGAGGGTCATCAGGTCAGTGGAGGAGAGGCAGCAGTAGATGGTAGCACCAGTAGGTGGTAGCAGCAGTAGGCCGTAGCAGCAGCAGgccgtagcagcagcagcaggccgTAGCAGCAATAGACGGTAGCAGCAGTAGGCCGTAGCAGCAGTAGGCGGTAGCAGCAGTAGGCGGTAGCAGCAGAAGGCGGTAGCAGCAGAAGACGGTAGCAGCAGTAGACGGTAGATGGTAGCAGCAGTAGGTGGTAGCAGCAGTAGACAGTCGTAGCAGCAGAAGGCAGTAGACGGTAGTAGAAGAAGACAGTAGAAGCATTAGACAGTAGATGGTAGCAGCAGTAGACAGTAGATGGTAGCAGCAGTAGGCGGTTACAgcagtagatggtagatggtagcaGCAGTATGCGGTAGCAGCAGTAGACAGTCGTAGCAGCAGTAGGCGGTAACAGTATCAGCAGTAAACAGACTGTAGCAGCGGTAGGCGGTATCAGCAATAGGCGGTAGCAGCAGTAGACAGAAGCAGCAGTAGACTGAAGCAGGAGCAGGCGATAGCAGCAGTAGGCGGTAGCAGCAGTAGGCGGTAGCAGCAGTAGACGGAAGCAGGAGCAGGCGATAGCAGCAGTAAACGGTAGGCAGTAGCatcagtagacagtagactggagcagcagtagcagcagtaggcgGAAGCAGCAGTAGGCAGTAGCAGTAGAAGCCAGTAGCAGCAATAGGCGGAAGCAGCAGTAGACAGTAGCAGTAGAAGCCAGTAGCAGCAGTAGGCGGAAGCAGCAGTAGACCGTAGCAGTAGAAGCCAGTAGCAGCAGTAGGCGGAAGCAGCAGTAGACAGTAGCAGTAGAAGCCAGTAGCAGCAATAGGCGGAAACAGCAGTAGACAGTAGCAGTGGAAGCCAGTATCAGTAGAagccagtagcagcagtagacaTTAGACGGGAGCATCAGACAGTAGAAAGTAGCATGAGTAGGCAGTAGTAGCAATAGACGTAGCAGCAGTAGACAGTAGCAGTAGAAGCCAGTAGCAGTAGAAGCCAGTAGCAGCAGCAGGCGGAAgcagcagtagacagtagacGGTAGCATCAGACAGTAGAAGGTAGCATCAGTAGGCAGTAGTAGCAATAGACGTAGCAGcagtagacagtagcagcaatAAATGGTAGCAGCAGTAGATGGTAGGCAGTAGACGGTAGGCAGCAGCAGTACATTGGTCCAACCAAAACACAACAAAGAAGGGTGAAAGCGATTTTGTGGATAGTTCCAATTCCAAATGACAAGCCCAACACTGTAATTATCCCCCTGGGAAGTGTCGGACATGGTGTTGACTGCTCAGGGCTGACCCTAACCATTCATagattaagtgtgtgtgtttatgtatgtgtgtaacAGAGTaaattgtgtgtgcatgtgcatctgagtctgtgggtgtctctgtgtgtgcatttgtgtgacAGAGTAGATG from Oncorhynchus clarkii lewisi isolate Uvic-CL-2024 chromosome 7, UVic_Ocla_1.0, whole genome shotgun sequence includes the following:
- the LOC139414455 gene encoding N-terminal EF-hand calcium-binding protein 1, with translation MLACTEMITMCLQSAKQKHLRAQQQPLRSHVNGLPIFKDMFRRADKNDDGKLSFDEFNAYFADGILTTEELQELFYSIDGRQNNNLDTDKLSDYFAQHLGEYMNVLSALETLNVAILKAMDKTKEEYQGSSVLGQFVTRFMLRETSSQLLSLQMSLQCAMEAVEEQSSPAPREVKVVEHPSAQRNSRRCGRKVQKNMCLSPTDPYSGILTTGVTMETDDHWCSQINRLQLLLDKLEWQSPKLEPLKEDTLASTYKSNILLVQREMLATEEDLDKFQRVLKSYADATSNHSDNLHVSIQKLPGKSCFIIYEFWQDRISWMSYLQSDASKNFQRCVIDMLEDPKLVSTMLLPASWWIMTNN